The Gossypium raimondii isolate GPD5lz chromosome 2, ASM2569854v1, whole genome shotgun sequence genome segment ACCCTTTCATTTGCTGTTCATCAAGATGGCGAAGCTGCCACACTTTCTGATGTTGATCGTTTTCTCTTTGAGAATTTCAAGTCTTTGTATataaatgatgatgatgatgatgaagagattaaagatgatgatggtgatggtgAAGTGAAAAGCCCTGGTGGGATTTGTTTTGAATCCCCAAGGTTTATTGATCCGCCCCCGTACCTCTCAGGGTCCAACAGGTTCTTCGTTGCTACTGGGTTTTCGAGTTCGCTCATCGAGGAGGCTCGTAACAGCGGTGTAACTAGCAACACCTTCATGTCAATGTCGGAGGATGCCGGTTCCTCCTCCACCTCCACCTCTAACACTAGTAGTACTACTGCAAATGAATCCAACGTCTATGGTGGCGGCAGCGATAACGTCAAGTCTCAAAGCATCTATAATGAATGCATAGCGGTGTTAAGGTGTTCGCCGAACCCGTACGACGATTTCCGACGTTCCATGCAAGAAATGGTGGAAGCAAGGTTGAAACATGGTTCGAAAATCGATTGGGATTTCATGGAAGAGCTGTTGTTTTGTTACCTAAATTTGAACGACAAGAAGTCTTACAAATTCGTCTTAAGTGCATTCGTGGATCTGGTCGTCGATTTGCGTCAAAATGACGGCAAGATGTCTCGGAATTCTAATGTTAAATATAAGAGATCGAGGAGAACGAGGCACAATAATGTAGCCTAAGGAttgggttttttattattatttaaaaaagagtTGGTTTTTGGGGTTGTAAAGATGTGAAACTGTTTAATGTTAATGTTATTTTggatttgagtttttttatttaatgaatttttttaataatttcatcatagttttttattatattcttttacaTAATGTTTAGG includes the following:
- the LOC105787172 gene encoding transcription repressor OFP14, encoding MSKKLQKSLQDYLSKIKKPSPNTHFLLNSFSSNKWIRKGCKNPQTLSFAVHQDGEAATLSDVDRFLFENFKSLYINDDDDDEEIKDDDGDGEVKSPGGICFESPRFIDPPPYLSGSNRFFVATGFSSSLIEEARNSGVTSNTFMSMSEDAGSSSTSTSNTSSTTANESNVYGGGSDNVKSQSIYNECIAVLRCSPNPYDDFRRSMQEMVEARLKHGSKIDWDFMEELLFCYLNLNDKKSYKFVLSAFVDLVVDLRQNDGKMSRNSNVKYKRSRRTRHNNVA